One genomic window of Malaciobacter molluscorum LMG 25693 includes the following:
- a CDS encoding uracil-DNA glycosylase, whose amino-acid sequence MNEKIVCQKCQYYYVTWENNNPHGCKAYGFKSKMIPSNVVKKSSGKDCNFYNPKQR is encoded by the coding sequence ATGAATGAAAAAATTGTATGTCAAAAATGTCAATACTATTATGTTACGTGGGAAAATAATAATCCACATGGGTGTAAAGCTTATGGTTTTAAATCAAAAATGATACCATCAAATGTAGTTAAAAAATCTAGTGGTAAAGATTGTAATTTTTATAATCCAAAACAAAGATAA
- a CDS encoding PAS domain-containing sensor histidine kinase — protein MRLLDYLTIFQENKNIIIEYWLSSDSVINILISKNIEKDFFKKEYANFIFDNYIKVIEDSSNIGKCPIMEQLLKYFKYFNFSTSELFQICSSFKLAITRLTYDKQINSFELDKELDNIFELNFSNILSKYTQTVNEVEDKLIKTLSIINKYIIMSKTDKEGIITEVSEGFCDITGYKKEEVIGKSHNIIRHNEMNNLVFKQLWQTILSGKVWKGEIKNKKKDGTTYWIYATIEPIFDKVHNIIGFYAISQDITSKKEFEEQQNMLIEQSKSAAMGEMISMIAHQWRQPLQAVSILVQKLPLVKMIDGEITDQAINQVVDDVGIQLEYMSKTIDDFRDFFKPNKEKEIVRISSLINKTLDFLSYMLKVDVINFNKKIEDDVVIKVHINEIVQVLINIIKNARDVMIEKNILHRLINIHCYKQNDFLIIEIEDNAGGIPENIISKVFEPYFSTKEKKNGTGIGLYMSKTIIEQHSLGKLSVFNSDLGAVFKIELPLI, from the coding sequence ATGAGATTATTGGATTACCTTACTATTTTTCAAGAAAATAAAAATATTATTATTGAATATTGGCTAAGTAGTGATAGTGTAATAAATATATTAATCTCAAAAAATATTGAAAAAGACTTTTTTAAAAAAGAGTATGCTAATTTTATCTTTGATAATTATATAAAAGTTATAGAAGATAGCTCTAATATCGGTAAATGTCCTATTATGGAGCAATTATTAAAATATTTCAAATATTTTAATTTTTCTACATCAGAATTATTTCAAATATGCTCAAGCTTTAAATTAGCAATTACAAGATTAACTTATGATAAACAAATTAACTCTTTTGAATTAGATAAAGAACTTGATAATATATTTGAATTAAATTTCTCTAATATTTTATCAAAATATACGCAAACAGTAAATGAAGTTGAAGATAAACTTATTAAAACTTTATCAATTATAAATAAATACATTATTATGTCAAAAACTGATAAAGAAGGTATTATAACAGAAGTCTCTGAAGGTTTTTGTGATATTACAGGTTATAAAAAAGAAGAAGTTATTGGAAAATCACATAATATAATTCGACATAATGAAATGAATAATTTAGTTTTTAAACAATTATGGCAAACTATACTTTCAGGAAAAGTATGGAAAGGTGAAATTAAAAATAAGAAAAAAGATGGAACTACTTATTGGATTTATGCAACTATTGAACCAATTTTTGATAAAGTACATAACATAATTGGATTTTATGCAATTAGCCAAGATATTACATCTAAAAAAGAGTTTGAAGAACAACAAAATATGTTAATAGAACAATCAAAATCTGCTGCAATGGGAGAAATGATTTCAATGATTGCTCATCAATGGAGACAACCTTTACAAGCAGTTTCTATTTTAGTTCAAAAATTACCATTAGTGAAAATGATAGATGGAGAGATAACAGATCAGGCTATAAATCAAGTAGTAGATGATGTAGGAATACAGCTTGAGTATATGTCTAAAACGATTGATGATTTTAGGGATTTTTTCAAACCAAATAAAGAAAAAGAGATTGTTCGAATATCAAGTTTAATAAATAAAACTCTTGATTTTTTATCTTATATGTTAAAAGTAGATGTTATAAATTTTAATAAAAAAATAGAAGATGATGTTGTTATAAAAGTTCATATAAATGAAATAGTTCAAGTATTAATAAATATAATCAAAAATGCAAGAGATGTAATGATAGAAAAAAATATTTTGCATAGATTAATTAATATTCATTGTTATAAGCAAAATGATTTTCTAATTATAGAAATTGAAGATAATGCGGGTGGAATACCTGAAAATATAATATCAAAAGTTTTTGAACCATATTTTTCAACAAAAGAGAAAAAAAATGGTACAGGAATAGGTCTTTATATGAGTAAAACCATCATCGAACAACATAGTTTAGGGAAACTTTCTGTATTTAACTCAGATTTAGGTGCAGTTTTTAAAATAGAATTACCATTAATATAG
- a CDS encoding dUTP diphosphatase has protein sequence MLYKDLKIVTKSLGFLTIEDFAKYIGVTPKEILKWEQKEEVPYTISLIIHLLKGEKPLPNNSTLDNLVEECLPLATLLEEASSFPHKLEEMFLLQKELNDSTNGKNWELGINKFDKEINWLRCIHMEVAELIDSAPWKHWKNINAEPDMNNVHVELVDIWHFLMSYILQETNVPKAVSLVNTHCIYEANEEVDVKAMIQESEKLSYISLAIQTNNMPSFSGIERFIDQFFRCCKISGLSFTWLQKLYIGKNCLNKFRQDNGYKEGTYIKQWNGKEDNVVMINILKQTESVSFKDLYQKLDDAYKSL, from the coding sequence TTGTTATACAAAGATTTAAAAATAGTTACAAAATCATTAGGTTTTTTGACAATTGAAGATTTTGCAAAATATATTGGTGTTACACCAAAAGAGATTTTAAAATGGGAACAAAAAGAAGAAGTTCCTTATACTATTTCATTAATTATACATCTTTTAAAAGGTGAGAAACCATTACCAAATAATAGTACATTAGATAATTTAGTTGAAGAGTGTTTACCTCTTGCAACACTTTTAGAAGAAGCTTCTTCTTTCCCTCATAAGTTAGAAGAGATGTTTTTATTACAAAAAGAATTAAACGATTCTACAAATGGTAAAAACTGGGAGTTGGGAATTAACAAATTTGATAAAGAGATAAATTGGTTAAGGTGTATTCATATGGAAGTTGCAGAATTAATAGATTCTGCTCCATGGAAGCATTGGAAAAATATTAATGCAGAACCTGATATGAATAATGTTCATGTTGAATTGGTTGATATTTGGCATTTTTTAATGTCTTATATTCTTCAAGAAACAAATGTACCTAAAGCTGTATCTTTAGTAAATACACATTGTATTTATGAAGCAAATGAAGAAGTTGATGTTAAAGCAATGATTCAAGAATCAGAAAAGTTATCATATATTTCATTAGCTATTCAAACTAATAATATGCCTTCTTTTAGTGGAATAGAAAGATTTATAGATCAATTTTTTAGATGTTGTAAAATTTCTGGTTTATCTTTTACATGGTTACAAAAACTTTATATTGGAAAAAATTGTTTAAATAAATTTAGACAAGATAATGGCTATAAAGAAGGAACTTACATAAAACAATGGAATGGAAAAGAAGATAATGTTGTAATGATAAATATTTTAAAACAAACTGAAAGTGTAAGTTTTAAAGATTTATATCAGAAATTAGATGATGCATATAAAAGTTTATAA
- a CDS encoding sensor histidine kinase — translation MQTNINNKDIEAILNSLIEGTILVKNGFIENVNDALIQILEYKSKDELIGNLATGVLIPSTTEKFLEFNKHIFQEVNLVSNYGDLIPAILKINDIKIQEQDYKIVTIIDLREFREKDTLLFKQSRLAAMGEMISMIAHQWRQPLSAMSSILAKLKIRTLKSKNEEILNFNKEFDNINNYIQYMSKTIDDFRNFFKDDKQKEYLDINDVIDITITMIKPILDSKGIKINVNKKEELNKIFTFKNELIQIILNILNNSIDAFEENNIKNGKIDINLSYCENYLRIVITDNAGGIPENIISKVFEPYFTTKHEKNGTGLGLYMCKVILEKHFSGTINAKNIEKGSSFSIDIRI, via the coding sequence ATGCAAACAAATATAAATAATAAAGATATAGAAGCTATATTAAATTCTTTAATAGAAGGGACTATTCTTGTAAAAAATGGATTTATTGAAAATGTAAATGATGCATTGATCCAAATTTTAGAGTATAAATCTAAAGATGAATTAATAGGTAATTTAGCAACAGGAGTTTTAATCCCTTCTACAACAGAAAAATTTCTTGAATTTAATAAACATATTTTTCAAGAAGTTAATTTAGTATCAAATTATGGTGATTTAATTCCTGCTATATTAAAAATTAATGATATAAAAATACAAGAGCAAGACTATAAAATTGTTACTATAATTGATTTAAGAGAATTTAGAGAAAAAGATACTTTATTATTTAAACAATCACGTCTTGCAGCAATGGGTGAGATGATTTCAATGATTGCACACCAATGGAGACAACCTTTAAGTGCAATGAGTTCAATCCTAGCTAAATTAAAAATTAGAACTCTAAAATCAAAAAATGAAGAAATTTTAAATTTCAATAAAGAGTTTGACAATATAAATAACTATATACAATATATGTCAAAAACAATTGATGACTTTAGGAACTTTTTTAAAGATGATAAGCAAAAAGAGTATTTAGATATAAATGATGTTATTGATATTACTATAACAATGATAAAACCCATTTTAGATTCAAAAGGAATAAAAATAAATGTAAATAAAAAAGAAGAATTAAATAAAATCTTTACATTTAAAAATGAATTAATTCAAATTATATTAAATATTTTAAATAATTCAATTGATGCTTTTGAAGAGAATAATATAAAAAATGGAAAAATAGATATTAATTTATCCTATTGTGAAAATTATCTGAGAATAGTTATTACAGATAATGCAGGTGGAATACCTGAAAATATAATATCAAAAGTTTTTGAACCATATTTTACAACAAAACATGAAAAAAATGGAACAGGCCTTGGATTATATATGTGTAAAGTTATCCTTGAAAAACATTTTAGTGGGACAATAAATGCAAAAAATATAGAAAAAGGAAGTTCTTTTTCTATTGATATTAGAATATAG
- a CDS encoding response regulator transcription factor, protein MVDYILLEQYCKDISILFVEDDKSIRKEMKDLLKELFFEKDITIANDGKEGFLKYQEYFETNNKTFDIVLTDVKMPKMDGLELIKKIYEQNPNQLIVVLSGESETHHLISFVNLGISYFLEKPLNYDEFIELIYTLTNKIYEQNNLNKKINIEEININDNLIWNTKTKQLLKDNNYIKLTKKENLLIETLLKTPKKTHSVEEIIPILWEDSFNKEVDVKNLKNIVSRLRKKIPELNIENIYSLGYRINIL, encoded by the coding sequence ATGGTTGATTATATTCTATTAGAGCAGTATTGTAAAGATATCTCTATTTTATTTGTTGAAGATGATAAAAGTATTAGAAAAGAGATGAAAGATTTATTAAAAGAGTTATTCTTTGAAAAGGATATTACAATTGCAAATGATGGAAAGGAAGGATTTTTAAAATATCAAGAATATTTTGAAACAAATAATAAAACATTTGATATTGTATTAACTGATGTTAAAATGCCTAAAATGGATGGATTAGAATTAATAAAAAAGATATATGAACAAAATCCAAATCAACTTATTGTTGTTTTATCAGGAGAAAGTGAAACTCATCATTTAATATCATTTGTGAATTTAGGAATTTCTTATTTTTTGGAAAAACCATTAAATTATGATGAATTTATCGAGTTAATATATACTTTAACTAATAAGATATATGAACAAAATAATTTAAATAAAAAAATAAATATAGAAGAAATCAATATAAATGATAATTTGATATGGAATACTAAAACTAAACAATTATTAAAAGATAATAATTATATTAAGCTTACAAAAAAAGAAAATTTATTGATTGAGACATTACTTAAAACCCCTAAAAAAACACATTCTGTTGAAGAAATAATACCAATTTTATGGGAAGATAGTTTTAATAAAGAAGTAGATGTTAAGAATTTAAAAAATATAGTTTCTAGATTAAGAAAAAAAATTCCTGAGTTAAATATTGAAAATATTTATAGTTTAGGTTATAGAATAAATATTTTATAA
- a CDS encoding response regulator transcription factor — protein sequence MQNSINLELMKNLTVLYVEDEQDIRNNLQSCFSSMFKKCITAKDGKEGFNKFMKHQNEIDVIITDLNMPHIDGINMIKKIKSINHKIACIITTAYSDKQYLIDSINYGVNHYILKPFKIESLLREVEKSYLSIHYVNKLKEQNEQIENLARVFNSTKEELKKENNKELNIKLTIFSEIMQLLDRR from the coding sequence ATGCAAAATAGTATAAATTTAGAATTAATGAAAAATCTAACTGTTTTATATGTAGAAGATGAACAAGATATTAGAAACAATTTACAAAGTTGTTTTTCTTCAATGTTCAAAAAATGTATAACTGCAAAAGATGGAAAAGAGGGTTTTAATAAATTTATGAAACATCAAAATGAAATTGATGTAATAATTACAGATTTAAATATGCCTCATATTGATGGTATAAATATGATAAAAAAAATAAAATCAATTAATCATAAAATTGCTTGTATAATTACAACTGCTTATAGTGATAAACAATATTTAATTGATTCAATTAATTATGGAGTTAATCATTATATTTTAAAGCCTTTTAAAATTGAATCTTTATTAAGAGAGGTTGAAAAATCTTATTTATCAATCCATTATGTAAATAAATTGAAAGAACAAAATGAGCAAATAGAAAATTTGGCAAGAGTTTTTAATAGCACTAAAGAAGAATTAAAAAAAGAAAATAATAAAGAATTAAATATTAAATTAACTATATTTAGTGAAATTATGCAACTTTTAGATAGAAGATAA
- a CDS encoding gamma carbonic anhydrase family protein has translation MILKFKEFYPKIDKKAWIAPSADLIGNIEIGEDSSVWFGCVLRADINKIKIGKKSNIQDLSMIHTDVDTQTIIGDNVTIGHKVMLHGCTIKDNCLIGMSATILDNAIIGEGSIVGANSLVTQGKEFPPNSLIMGSPAKVVRQLTNEDVEKLIKHAQRYVEYKNDYC, from the coding sequence ATGATTTTAAAATTTAAAGAATTCTACCCTAAAATTGATAAAAAAGCTTGGATTGCTCCAAGTGCTGATTTAATAGGAAATATAGAAATTGGCGAAGATTCATCAGTTTGGTTTGGTTGTGTTTTAAGAGCAGATATTAATAAAATAAAAATTGGTAAAAAAAGTAATATTCAAGATTTATCAATGATTCATACTGATGTTGATACACAAACAATTATTGGAGACAATGTAACAATCGGACATAAAGTTATGTTACATGGATGTACAATAAAAGATAATTGTCTAATAGGTATGAGTGCCACAATTTTAGATAATGCAATAATCGGTGAAGGTTCAATTGTTGGTGCTAACTCTTTAGTAACACAAGGAAAAGAATTTCCACCAAATAGTTTAATTATGGGAAGTCCTGCTAAAGTTGTTAGACAACTTACAAATGAAGACGTAGAAAAATTAATAAAACATGCGCAACGTTATGTAGAGTATAAGAACGACTATTGTTAA
- a CDS encoding M14 family zinc carboxypeptidase: MKRLYRTYEDSTKIFKEFQKRFPKNFELSSIGKTWEKRDINLITISSDIESAHEKPALFYTGTIHAREWIGHELAIEFTEYILNNINIDPTLESYLKSATIYIVPCANPDGFTYSQTHFSFWRKNRRVNADGTYGVDLNRNFSIGFIKSTQTTSNIYGGPEPFSEPETQALKKFVETHENITIALDYHSQGNVFFPAHDFRHEDTIETTDLNILCANMADKIKKISNREYGIHQGKPPAKLIGGSGREFYFSKGILSTVVEVGTRNISDYLDDMNEHIREHIPALIEALKEVPNYDKKNSLQRVENFEVEEIGSNHVNLKWDSKISKDIFFEIYRNKKDKMSCKESNLIGRTQASNFYDTNLQSNTNYYFNIRAVNKRKKLKSPFPPQIKIRTHVEYDEYSRTYYANATQTGYVAENINNNEKHFGVNSLFVGVDENKGVSYSIITIDLKTIPKNAVIKSASLNLYPINRVSTTIEKFGEWNIAIIDQNSIEDVTDFDEVENAKVISYIGRPTKSDQLTQGIWRKWELSGIESLALTSQIEKEKVIFRVEGPKELKVGRKSQMMQWDIGYGKFGFGLTYRPRLELTYTIEPTINKLYAKSIHTISKEKILENEVNSGFDENGNKIYCALEFNLSSLPSYEYTIITNAYIELNTTNNYIKDDIRFHLEFVENNTKKSYSSITKRKIIQNIGYDVSANDLKNNKTQYFVFDSYAKMELNERLKDKSNIMFVLKPTSSIKAIKNKKISWEISNDKLAPKLVVEYIPKRRFPLNQVSNAKYEIENGKIKISWENPKEEDLVGIKVIKNPYRKPLSSHDGQKIYAGKDNYTYDEFGAKDKNKYFAIFTYDDVPNYSEPIILEYKAT, from the coding sequence ATGAAAAGACTTTATAGAACATATGAGGATTCTACTAAAATTTTTAAAGAGTTTCAAAAAAGATTCCCTAAAAATTTTGAGTTATCATCTATTGGTAAAACATGGGAAAAAAGAGATATAAATTTAATTACAATTTCAAGTGATATTGAAAGTGCACATGAAAAACCAGCATTATTTTATACAGGAACAATTCATGCAAGAGAGTGGATTGGACATGAATTAGCAATTGAATTCACAGAATATATTTTAAATAATATAAATATTGACCCTACTTTAGAGTCATATTTAAAAAGTGCTACTATATATATAGTACCATGCGCAAATCCAGATGGTTTTACTTATTCTCAAACTCACTTCTCTTTTTGGAGAAAAAATAGAAGAGTTAATGCAGATGGAACATATGGTGTAGATTTAAATAGAAATTTTAGTATTGGGTTTATAAAATCAACTCAAACAACTTCAAATATTTATGGAGGGCCTGAACCTTTTAGTGAACCTGAAACTCAAGCTTTAAAAAAATTTGTTGAAACTCACGAAAATATCACTATTGCACTTGATTATCATAGTCAAGGTAATGTATTTTTCCCTGCACATGATTTTAGACATGAAGATACAATTGAAACAACAGATTTAAATATATTATGTGCAAATATGGCAGATAAAATAAAAAAAATTTCAAATAGAGAGTATGGAATACATCAAGGAAAACCTCCTGCAAAACTAATAGGAGGTAGTGGAAGAGAATTCTATTTTTCCAAAGGAATATTATCAACAGTTGTTGAGGTAGGTACTAGAAATATAAGTGATTATTTAGATGATATGAATGAACATATAAGAGAACATATACCTGCATTAATTGAAGCATTAAAAGAAGTACCTAATTATGATAAAAAAAACTCTTTACAAAGAGTTGAAAATTTTGAAGTTGAAGAAATAGGTTCAAATCATGTTAATTTAAAATGGGATTCAAAAATATCAAAAGATATTTTTTTTGAAATATACCGAAATAAAAAAGATAAAATGTCTTGCAAAGAATCAAATCTAATAGGAAGAACACAAGCTTCAAATTTTTATGATACAAATTTACAATCAAATACAAATTATTACTTTAATATAAGAGCTGTAAATAAAAGAAAAAAACTAAAATCACCCTTCCCTCCTCAAATAAAGATAAGAACACATGTTGAATATGATGAATATTCAAGAACTTATTATGCAAATGCAACTCAGACAGGATATGTTGCTGAAAATATAAATAACAACGAAAAACATTTTGGAGTAAACTCTTTATTTGTAGGAGTTGATGAAAATAAAGGTGTATCATATTCTATTATTACAATTGATTTAAAAACAATTCCTAAAAATGCAGTTATAAAATCAGCTTCTTTAAACTTATATCCAATAAATAGAGTATCAACAACTATTGAAAAATTTGGTGAATGGAATATTGCAATTATTGATCAAAATTCAATTGAGGATGTTACTGATTTTGATGAAGTTGAAAACGCAAAAGTCATTAGCTATATAGGAAGACCTACAAAAAGTGACCAATTAACTCAAGGTATTTGGAGAAAATGGGAATTATCAGGAATAGAATCTTTAGCTCTAACATCACAAATTGAAAAAGAAAAGGTTATTTTTAGAGTTGAAGGACCTAAAGAATTAAAAGTAGGAAGAAAATCTCAAATGATGCAATGGGATATTGGATATGGAAAATTTGGTTTTGGATTAACATATCGTCCAAGACTAGAACTTACATATACAATAGAACCAACAATTAATAAATTATATGCAAAATCTATTCATACAATATCTAAAGAAAAGATACTTGAAAATGAGGTAAATTCAGGCTTTGATGAAAATGGTAACAAAATTTATTGTGCATTAGAGTTTAATTTATCTTCTTTACCTTCTTATGAATATACTATTATTACAAATGCGTATATTGAACTTAATACAACAAATAATTACATTAAAGATGATATTAGATTTCATCTTGAATTTGTAGAAAACAATACTAAAAAGAGTTATAGTAGTATTACAAAAAGAAAAATCATTCAAAATATTGGATATGATGTAAGTGCAAATGATCTAAAAAATAATAAAACTCAGTATTTTGTATTTGATTCATATGCTAAAATGGAATTAAATGAAAGATTAAAAGATAAATCAAATATAATGTTTGTCTTAAAACCTACTTCTTCTATAAAAGCAATTAAAAATAAAAAAATATCTTGGGAAATATCAAATGATAAATTAGCACCTAAATTAGTTGTTGAATATATACCAAAAAGAAGATTCCCTTTAAATCAAGTTTCAAATGCTAAATATGAAATTGAAAATGGTAAAATAAAAATTTCTTGGGAAAATCCAAAAGAAGAAGATTTGGTTGGTATAAAAGTTATTAAAAATCCATATAGGAAACCTCTTAGCTCACATGATGGACAAAAAATATATGCTGGTAAAGATAACTATACATATGATGAATTTGGAGCAAAAGATAAAAACAAATATTTTGCAATATTTACATATGATGATGTTCCTAATTATTCAGAACCTATAATTTTAGAATATAAAGCTACGTAG
- a CDS encoding helix-hairpin-helix domain-containing protein: MKKLPKLGFLYLDYVLRFFDNSNFKGWPDKIEKVVYHWKNDKKRFINEIKKKKIDILIGNIPATAYDTFVEISKELPNVRFVPSIHAQFPNKSKENVTIFCKKNKLSIPKTKIFEDKEKGLKYLKEKASYPQIIKRSYGPSNYGGYYVHKVDNYAEAVDLINKKKYSPIYTQNAIKLKNNGDIRVMLIGHKPVCAFWRYAGKNQWITNTSQGGHMSYNNIPMNALELAVKSSKAARAEYFACDIAICEKTGKAYILECATAFAAFPYIRDWIGQYLMWDFTKGKFKLPHIPLFSWEELGKINSNLLRTMRHIGFSKYKPSYDGEFIINDDPSFSMEKICEDFYKNFPNNIIETRLELSKQTNNNKDLVDKQLKKMNLNKASLTELMTLHAMQEELAIEIHQYVQENIITDSTDLLELEEIDEQMLKCWDNNLCDMRIDINNINNDILLKIKGIGKKLAKIILEYKKDVGAFKSIDELENIEGIGKRKLEELKSRFKIGE, translated from the coding sequence ATGAAAAAGCTGCCAAAGTTAGGTTTCTTGTATCTTGATTATGTTCTAAGATTTTTTGATAATTCAAATTTTAAAGGATGGCCAGATAAAATAGAAAAAGTTGTTTATCATTGGAAAAATGATAAAAAAAGATTTATTAATGAAATTAAAAAGAAAAAAATAGATATTTTAATAGGAAATATCCCTGCAACAGCATATGATACTTTTGTTGAAATATCAAAGGAATTACCTAATGTTAGATTTGTTCCTTCTATACATGCACAATTTCCTAATAAATCAAAAGAAAATGTAACTATATTTTGTAAAAAAAATAAATTAAGTATTCCTAAAACAAAAATTTTTGAAGATAAAGAAAAAGGTTTAAAATACTTAAAAGAAAAAGCTTCATATCCACAAATTATAAAAAGAAGTTATGGTCCATCAAATTATGGAGGATATTATGTTCATAAAGTAGATAATTATGCTGAAGCAGTAGATTTGATTAATAAAAAGAAATATTCTCCAATTTATACACAAAATGCAATAAAATTAAAAAATAATGGTGACATAAGAGTTATGCTAATTGGACATAAACCTGTTTGTGCATTTTGGAGATATGCGGGTAAAAATCAATGGATAACTAATACTTCTCAAGGGGGACATATGTCATATAACAATATCCCAATGAATGCATTAGAATTAGCAGTTAAATCAAGTAAAGCAGCAAGGGCTGAATATTTTGCTTGTGATATTGCAATATGTGAAAAAACAGGAAAAGCATATATATTAGAATGCGCAACAGCATTTGCAGCATTTCCTTATATTAGAGATTGGATTGGACAATATTTAATGTGGGATTTTACAAAAGGTAAATTTAAATTACCTCATATTCCACTATTTTCTTGGGAAGAGTTAGGAAAAATAAATTCAAATCTACTTAGAACAATGAGACATATTGGTTTTTCAAAATATAAACCAAGTTATGATGGAGAATTTATTATAAATGATGATCCATCTTTTAGTATGGAAAAAATTTGTGAAGATTTTTATAAAAATTTTCCTAATAACATTATAGAAACAAGACTTGAATTATCTAAGCAAACTAATAACAATAAAGATTTAGTAGATAAGCAATTAAAGAAAATGAATTTAAATAAAGCCTCATTAACAGAATTAATGACTCTTCATGCAATGCAAGAAGAATTAGCAATTGAAATACATCAATATGTCCAAGAAAATATAATTACTGATTCAACAGATTTACTTGAATTAGAAGAGATAGATGAACAAATGTTAAAATGTTGGGATAATAATTTATGTGATATGAGAATAGATATTAATAATATAAATAATGATATATTATTAAAAATAAAAGGTATAGGAAAAAAACTTGCCAAAATTATTTTAGAATATAAAAAAGATGTGGGAGCTTTTAAATCAATAGATGAACTAGAAAATATTGAAGGAATAGGTAAAAGAAAACTTGAAGAGTTAAAATCAAGATTTAAAATAGGAGAATAA
- a CDS encoding ATP-grasp domain-containing protein, translated as MYKRTIGMWLYQNGGGDKIQEKMISKLKERDIEVIPNINLEHAISKNGHILHNNIALEQLDLFFSYNAGEQTQYQMYLYKALNKVMPMINNFNSFELTEDKFQTLFLLKNNNIPTSDYKLCNRDDAKYLRSILKKWSQMVYKPTDGWGGVGLTKIENESTLDMLLPFLNQINTRYFYVERFIKNDNTDYRVDIVNGEYVGLYGRKAKESEWRTNITSGGSVFIREENEEVIDLAKKAAKITGLEIAGVDIIYDEIKKQYVVIEVNGIPAFLTPEQEKLGIVYNDKKIDLIVDLIDRKTYNKKEYYEKAAKVRFLVS; from the coding sequence ATGTATAAAAGAACTATTGGAATGTGGCTCTACCAAAATGGTGGTGGAGATAAAATACAAGAAAAAATGATTAGTAAATTAAAAGAAAGAGATATAGAAGTAATCCCAAATATAAATTTAGAACATGCAATTTCTAAAAATGGTCATATTCTTCATAATAATATAGCCCTTGAACAATTAGATTTATTTTTTTCTTATAATGCAGGAGAACAAACTCAATACCAAATGTATTTATACAAAGCTCTTAATAAAGTCATGCCAATGATTAATAATTTTAATTCTTTTGAATTAACAGAAGATAAATTCCAAACATTATTTCTTTTAAAAAATAATAATATTCCAACTTCTGATTATAAATTATGTAATAGAGATGATGCAAAATACCTTAGAAGTATTTTAAAAAAATGGTCACAAATGGTTTATAAACCAACAGATGGATGGGGAGGTGTGGGATTAACAAAAATAGAAAATGAATCAACTCTTGATATGTTATTACCATTTTTAAACCAAATTAATACAAGATATTTTTATGTTGAAAGATTTATAAAAAATGATAATACAGATTATAGAGTAGATATTGTAAATGGTGAATATGTAGGTTTATATGGAAGAAAAGCCAAAGAAAGTGAATGGAGAACAAATATTACAAGTGGAGGAAGTGTATTTATAAGAGAAGAGAATGAAGAAGTAATAGATCTTGCTAAAAAAGCAGCAAAGATAACAGGATTAGAAATTGCTGGTGTTGATATAATTTATGATGAAATAAAAAAACAATATGTAGTCATCGAAGTAAATGGAATACCAGCATTTTTAACTCCAGAACAAGAAAAATTAGGTATAGTCTATAATGATAAAAAAATAGATTTGATTGTAGACTTAATTGATAGAAAAACATATAACAAAAAGGAATATTATGAAAAAGCTGCCAAAGTTAGGTTTCTTGTATCTTGA